DNA sequence from the Paenibacillus azoreducens genome:
CAAACTCACTTCCTTTATCTTTACATTTGGTGTATTGGGGTTCGTTCCCCCGGCATTTAACGGCACAGCAGCGTCCGAAAAAGAACCTTATATTTCCAAGCGGGAAATATATAAAAAAAGTTATGAAGATTCAATCTTTGAGACATAATACTTTTACAAACAGCAAGGAGGTGAACATCGATGGCTCAAAACAACAGCTCTAACAACCTTGTAGTACCTAAAGCTACTGCAGCCCTGAACCAAATGAAATACGAAGTGGCTCAGGAATTGGGTATCTCCATCCCACAAGACGGATACCAAGGCAACATGACTTCCTATGAGAACGGTTCGCTCGGGGGACTCATCACAAAACGTCTGGTAACCCTGGCTGAACAACAACTTGCTGGTCAATTCCAATAATACATGCGTACTCCCGGAAGTATTGAGGCGGCCCGTAAGCTGCTTCAATACTTCTTTTGTGATGATTCTCAAAAATCGCTGTAAATCCGCGTATATTGATTATAATAATAAATCACCCGTTGTACATAGTGCCTTGTTTCACCGAAAGGAACGTCCTTAAGGGAATCCAGCGTTCCATCCCATACTCCCTTTTTAAGCCATCCATCCACGTTTCCTGGCCCGGCATTATAAGCCGCAATAACGGCAATTCGATTGCCTTTGAACTGGGTGTTCAATTTTTTTAGATACCATGTCCCGATGGCAATGCTGGCCTCAGGTTTATGTTTGATATGGTCCATCGTCACTTCCGGAAGTTTAGCCTGTTCCATCGCCCATTGAGCCGTGTCCGGCATGAGCTGCATCAGGCCAAGCGCTCCTTTTTTCGATTCTTTGCCGAGCTTATAATTGGATTCCACCCGAATGATGGAAGCAACCAAAAACGGGTCCACGTCATAACGCTCCGCTTGTGCACGGATATGTTCCTTGTAGTATATAGGGTAAAACCAGGACATCCAGTTGGTGCTGAAAAACAATACGGCTACAAAGCCGATAAACAGCAGGAGAAGCACACGTTTTTTTCGCAAAAATCGTAAAGCCTTCATACGCAACCTGACCGAAGCCAAAACTCATCAATTTGATGTTTCGTCTCTTCTGCGCTCCCACTGTTATCAATGACGATATCCGCCTTCAGCTTCTTCTCTTCGATGTCCATCTGTGAACGGATCCGCGCCATCGCTTCGTCCCCGTTCAATCCGCTCCGCTGCATCAATCGTTGTTGCTGAACGGACTGCGGAGCATATACGACCATCACACGCTCAAACATGGACTCAAGCCCTGATTCATAAAGTAAAGGAATATCAACAACAACAAGTTTGTCCGGATGTTTCCGCTCCAAAGTTTCCATCTGTTCCCGGATCTCCTTGCGGATGGCCGGATGCGTAATCTCGTTTAATGCTTTTCGTTCCGCAGGGTTGTTAAAAACAATGTCCCCGAGCTTTTTCCTGTCCAAAGTACCGTCCGCAAGGAGCACAACTTGTCCAAAATGAGCGATCACTTCCGCCAAAACGGGATGACCCGGGAGCATCACTTCCCGGGCGATCTGATCGGCATCAACAAGCAGGGCTCCCTTGTCTACCAGGAGAGCCGACACCGTGCTTTTGCCAGTTGCTATACCTCCGGTTAACCCGATAATCATGTGCAAACTCACCTCATAACAGCTTATATTTTCCACCCGAGATTAATTACAATGCGGGGTGCCGTAAAATGGCGCATTCATAGCTTGGAAGCAGGCATCTTCATTTATCTGAGTCCGATATGTAATCCCCACTCCAAAACTGTCCAGACTTAAAGCCAATGCCAGCAGGAGTGGTGAAAAAATGACTGAGCACCCCTAGGCCCCCTCCCCCTGATGAAACGGACATTTGGAGCCTTCTTTTCAAAAGAGTTCCATATGCCAGCTTCCTCCTGAGGTTCAATTCAAACTCAGTATATTTTGGGGACGAAATAGAGGGGTGCACACCCATGATTCAATTTACATCTTACATTGCAAGGATTTGCTGAATTCAATTTATTTTAAGGTCTGGCATACCGGGCAAAAATGCGTGCCCCGGCCGCCAACAACGGTTTTCTCAATTAACGTTCCGCAAGTAAGGCAAGGCTGATTTTGGCGCCCGTAAATTTTGAGCTGATGCTGGAACATCCCCATCTCCCCCTGCCCGTTGACATAGGATTTGATGGAGGAACCTCCAACCTCAACCGCTTCCCGCAGCGTATCCACAATGGCTTGATGCAATGCGCGGAACTGCTCATCCGTCAGCGTGCTCACGAGCTGCTCAGGATGGATGCCCGTTCTGAACAAAGATTCATCCACATAAATATTCCCGATGCCAACAACATATGCCTGGTTCAGCAGTACAGCCTTGATTTTGGACTTTTTGCCCGCCAATGCCGCTTTAAATCTTTCGGGCGTAAACTCTTGCTCAAGCGGTTCAAGCCCCAGCTTGGACAGCGGAGGAAGCTTGAACTCCTCTCCAGGCTGGAACAAATGCATCGTCCCGAATTGCCGCACATCCTTGTACCTCAGCTCGGTCCCGTCATTGAAATGGAAAATGACATGCGTATGCTTCTCGACGGGATCCGTGCTGGCATATACTCCATAACGTCCTTCCATCCGCAGATGGGAGACCATGACCAGACCATCCAATACAAAACGCAAAAACTTGCCGCGGCGTTCCACGTTTTGAATCGTATGTCCCGCCAGCATAAATGCAAATTGCTCTATATCGTCAGGGCGCTGGATAATCCGCGCCAAATTTACGGTTACATGGTCGATCACTTTGCCTTTGACCAATTGGTTTAACGTGTTTTTGACTGTCTCGACTTCCGGCAACTCCGGCATGATGTCTTCACCTCATCCCTATTATAACGAAAGTTTGCCTGAAAGGGCATTATTTGGCCTCATACCAGTTCTTGCCATAGCTGACTTCCGCCTTCAGCGGCACGGATAATGCCAGCGCTTTTTCCATCGTTTCCGGTACCAGCTTTTTCATAAGTTCCAGCTCGTCTTCCGGCACTTCGAATACAAGTTCGTCATGTACTTGAAGCAGCATGCGGCTTTTTAATTGCTTCTCCGCCAGCGCGCGGTCCATGTGCACCATCGCCAGCTTGATAATATCCGCTGCGGTGCCTTGGATCGGCGTGTTCATCGCGGTGCGCTCGGCAAAGGAACGCAGATTGAAATTGCTGGCGTTAATTTCAGGCAAATAACGTCTTCTTTCCAGCAGCGTCGTTACATAGCCGTCCCGCTTCGCGTCCTTCACGATGTCATCCATGTAACGGCGGACTCCGCTAAATGCATCGAAATATTGATCGATAAATCGCGCCGCTTCCTTCCGGGTAATGTTCAGGTTCTGGGACAAGCCGTAATCGCTGATGCCGTAAACGATCCCGAAATTGACAGCTTTCGCCGAACGGCGCATATTGGCATCCACTTCATCCGCCGTGACGCCAAATACATCCATCGCCGTTTTAGTATGAATGTCCATGTCGTGCAGGAACGCTTCCTTCAGCCCTTCATCGTCGGAAATATGCGCCAGCACGCGCAGCTCGATCTGCGAGTAGTCCGCCGCTAGAATATACCAGTCCGGTTCGGACGGAACAAACACCTTCCGGATCTTGCGGCCTTCCTCAAGGCGGATCGGGATATTCTGCAGGTTCGGATACTGACTGCTCAAACGTCCGGTTGCCGCAATGGTTTGCCGGTAATAGGTGTGGACTTTGCCCGTTTTCGGCGAAATTTCTTTCAAGAGACCTTCCACATAAGTGGATTGCAGCTTGGCAATGGTCCGGTATTGTAAAATCAGGCGGACAATATCATGGTAAGGCGCCAGCTTCTCAAGCACTTCCGCATCCGTGGAATAACCCGTTTTCGTTTTCTTTATCACAGGCAGCCCCAGTTTAACGAACAAAATTTCGCCAAGCTGCTTCGGCGAATTGAGGTTAAATTCCGTGCCGGCGATCTCATAAATCTCCTGCACCAAACCGTTGATCTGGGCTTCGAATTCCTTGCCGAGCTCCATAAGATCGTCCTTATGAACCGCGATCCCCTGTTTTTCCATATCGGCCAAAATGCGCGACAAAGGCATTTCAAGATCATGGAATAACGGGGCCATTCCGCCCTCTTCCAGCTCTTGTTCCTGCAGCGGGATCAGATCGAGAACAGCCGCTCCTTTGGCCGCCAAATGCTTGCTGAGCACATCCGTTTCAGGCACCTTGTATTTCGCGCCCTTGCCGAATACATCCTCATCGGATGCAAGCGCCGGCAGCCCATATTTGGCGGCAAGCGCATGAAGATGCAGGTTGGATTCGGTCGGATCGAGAATGTACGCCGCCAATTGGACATCAAATGACGCGCCGGCAAACTCGATTCCCTTCCAATGCAGAGCCAAATCCGTACGGTGCAGATCAAATCCCTGCTTTGGAATCGCCGGATCCGCCAACCAAACCCGCAGCGGCTCGGCCGCTTCCGCCTTCAACAGCTCAAACGGCACAAAATAATGCTGTTCGTCCGAAGAAAATACGGATCCAATCACATCGGCATGATGAGGATTTTCGCCGCTCGTTTCCACATGCAGCGCTTTGACCTCTTTGAGGGCATCCGCCAGGATGCCGATATTTTCTTCGCTAATCATTTCTACCTTGATTTCCTTGGCCGGAGCCTGCTCCTGTTCGGAATGATCCGAATGGCTGCCGTCAGCTTTAAAAGACAAACGCTCCAGAAGCGATTTGAATTCCAGCTTGGCTAGCGCGGGACCCGCGGTATCTTCCTTCAAACCGTTAAAAACCATATCGTCAAAAGACTTGTCCAGCGGAACTTCGCGATAAATCGTCGCCAGCTTTTTGCTGAGAACGGCATCATCCGCATGGGTCTCGATTTTTTCTTTCATTTTGCCTTTCAGTTCGCCGGTATTGGCCAGCACCTCTTCAACCGATCCGAATTGATGCAGGAGCTTAAGCGCCGTTTTCTCCCCTACGCCGGGAATTCCCGGAATGTTGTCGGAAGCGTCGCCCATTAGGCCTTTGAGATCGATGATTTGCAGCGGCGTCAGACCGTATCTTTCTTGAATCTGCTCTGGCGAATAGGTCTCGATTTCGGTAACTCCCTTGCGGGTTAACCCCACCTGCACATGATCCGAAGCCAGTTGAAGCATATCCTTGTCCCCGGTTACAACGAGTATTTCATGGTCCGCCTCTTCCGCTATGCGCGACACGGTGCCGATAATATCATCCGCTTCATATCCGCCCAGTTCAAACTGCGAAATG
Encoded proteins:
- a CDS encoding alpha/beta-type small acid-soluble spore protein, which gives rise to MAQNNSSNNLVVPKATAALNQMKYEVAQELGISIPQDGYQGNMTSYENGSLGGLITKRLVTLAEQQLAGQFQ
- a CDS encoding lytic transglycosylase domain-containing protein, which encodes MKALRFLRKKRVLLLLFIGFVAVLFFSTNWMSWFYPIYYKEHIRAQAERYDVDPFLVASIIRVESNYKLGKESKKGALGLMQLMPDTAQWAMEQAKLPEVTMDHIKHKPEASIAIGTWYLKKLNTQFKGNRIAVIAAYNAGPGNVDGWLKKGVWDGTLDSLKDVPFGETRHYVQRVIYYYNQYTRIYSDF
- the coaE gene encoding dephospho-CoA kinase (Dephospho-CoA kinase (CoaE) performs the final step in coenzyme A biosynthesis.), with the translated sequence MIIGLTGGIATGKSTVSALLVDKGALLVDADQIAREVMLPGHPVLAEVIAHFGQVVLLADGTLDRKKLGDIVFNNPAERKALNEITHPAIRKEIREQMETLERKHPDKLVVVDIPLLYESGLESMFERVMVVYAPQSVQQQRLMQRSGLNGDEAMARIRSQMDIEEKKLKADIVIDNSGSAEETKHQIDEFWLRSGCV
- the mutM gene encoding DNA-formamidopyrimidine glycosylase, yielding MPELPEVETVKNTLNQLVKGKVIDHVTVNLARIIQRPDDIEQFAFMLAGHTIQNVERRGKFLRFVLDGLVMVSHLRMEGRYGVYASTDPVEKHTHVIFHFNDGTELRYKDVRQFGTMHLFQPGEEFKLPPLSKLGLEPLEQEFTPERFKAALAGKKSKIKAVLLNQAYVVGIGNIYVDESLFRTGIHPEQLVSTLTDEQFRALHQAIVDTLREAVEVGGSSIKSYVNGQGEMGMFQHQLKIYGRQNQPCLTCGTLIEKTVVGGRGTHFCPVCQTLK
- the polA gene encoding DNA polymerase I, with translation MSKLILIDGNSIIYRAFFAMPPLTNTKGLHTNAVYGFTNMLLRLIEDHKPTHMMVAFDAGKVTFRHEGYQEYKGGREKTPPELSEQFPLLKELLQGFGISQFELGGYEADDIIGTVSRIAEEADHEILVVTGDKDMLQLASDHVQVGLTRKGVTEIETYSPEQIQERYGLTPLQIIDLKGLMGDASDNIPGIPGVGEKTALKLLHQFGSVEEVLANTGELKGKMKEKIETHADDAVLSKKLATIYREVPLDKSFDDMVFNGLKEDTAGPALAKLEFKSLLERLSFKADGSHSDHSEQEQAPAKEIKVEMISEENIGILADALKEVKALHVETSGENPHHADVIGSVFSSDEQHYFVPFELLKAEAAEPLRVWLADPAIPKQGFDLHRTDLALHWKGIEFAGASFDVQLAAYILDPTESNLHLHALAAKYGLPALASDEDVFGKGAKYKVPETDVLSKHLAAKGAAVLDLIPLQEQELEEGGMAPLFHDLEMPLSRILADMEKQGIAVHKDDLMELGKEFEAQINGLVQEIYEIAGTEFNLNSPKQLGEILFVKLGLPVIKKTKTGYSTDAEVLEKLAPYHDIVRLILQYRTIAKLQSTYVEGLLKEISPKTGKVHTYYRQTIAATGRLSSQYPNLQNIPIRLEEGRKIRKVFVPSEPDWYILAADYSQIELRVLAHISDDEGLKEAFLHDMDIHTKTAMDVFGVTADEVDANMRRSAKAVNFGIVYGISDYGLSQNLNITRKEAARFIDQYFDAFSGVRRYMDDIVKDAKRDGYVTTLLERRRYLPEINASNFNLRSFAERTAMNTPIQGTAADIIKLAMVHMDRALAEKQLKSRMLLQVHDELVFEVPEDELELMKKLVPETMEKALALSVPLKAEVSYGKNWYEAK